From the genome of Gemmatimonas phototrophica, one region includes:
- a CDS encoding 50S ribosomal protein L23: MSLYRTIVRPIITERTSAAYQDRGEYTFEVAPTATKYAIKAAVEQLFGVKVTGVWTSIARGKARRVGQSIGRRPHTKKAIVKLRDGDTIAIFEG; encoded by the coding sequence ATGAGTCTTTATCGCACCATCGTGCGCCCGATCATCACGGAGCGTACCTCAGCCGCGTATCAGGATCGCGGCGAATACACGTTCGAGGTGGCGCCTACCGCTACCAAGTACGCCATCAAGGCCGCCGTCGAGCAGCTGTTCGGCGTAAAGGTTACCGGCGTCTGGACGTCCATCGCGCGCGGAAAGGCGCGCCGCGTGGGCCAGTCCATCGGTCGCCGTCCACATACCAAGAAGGCGATTGTGAAGCTGCGTGACGGCGACACCATCGCGATCTTCGAGGGCTGA
- the rplB gene encoding 50S ribosomal protein L2, with amino-acid sequence MGIRQFKPVTKGTRFRSVSDFAEITRSTPEKSLLEPLKKSGGRDNHGHISMRRIGGGHKRMYRIIDFKRNKPGVPATVAHIEYDPNRSARIALVEYADGEKRYILHPKGLKQGDTVVSGPGSDVRTGNAMPLREVPLGTSVHNIELKIGKGGQMARSAGAFAQVVAKEGEYVTLRLGSTEMRLVHGNCMATIGEVGNSEHELQSHGKAGKSRWLGKRPKVRGEVMNPVDHPHGGRTRGGRNVVSPWGKKEGVKTRNKKKASTRLIVRGRKRGRATQ; translated from the coding sequence ATGGGCATTCGTCAGTTCAAGCCGGTCACCAAGGGCACGCGTTTCCGCTCGGTCTCAGACTTCGCCGAGATCACGCGCAGCACCCCTGAGAAGTCGCTGCTCGAGCCGCTCAAGAAGTCGGGCGGGCGCGACAACCATGGCCACATCTCGATGCGTCGCATCGGTGGCGGCCACAAGCGCATGTACCGCATCATCGATTTCAAGCGCAACAAGCCTGGCGTGCCGGCGACGGTGGCGCACATCGAGTACGATCCGAACCGTTCGGCGCGCATCGCGCTGGTGGAGTATGCGGACGGCGAGAAGCGGTACATCCTGCATCCGAAGGGCCTCAAGCAGGGCGATACGGTGGTGTCGGGTCCGGGCAGCGATGTCCGCACCGGCAACGCGATGCCGCTCCGCGAAGTGCCGCTCGGCACGTCGGTGCACAACATCGAGCTGAAGATCGGCAAGGGCGGCCAGATGGCGCGCTCGGCCGGTGCCTTCGCCCAGGTGGTGGCGAAGGAAGGCGAGTACGTCACCCTTCGGCTTGGCTCCACCGAAATGCGCCTGGTGCACGGCAACTGCATGGCGACGATCGGAGAAGTGGGTAACTCCGAGCACGAGTTGCAGTCGCACGGCAAGGCGGGCAAGAGCCGTTGGCTCGGCAAGCGCCCCAAGGTGCGTGGTGAAGTCATGAACCCGGTGGATCACCCGCACGGTGGCCGCACGCGCGGCGGTCGTAACGTGGTGAGCCCGTGGGGTAAGAAGGAAGGCGTCAAGACGCGCAACAAGAAGAAGGCGTCAACGCGTCTCATCGTGCGCGGCCGCAAGCGCGGCCGAGCCACGCAGTAA
- the rpsS gene encoding 30S ribosomal protein S19 has protein sequence MSRSIKKGPFVAERLEAKVVAMNAKSEKKVVKTWSRASTILPEFVGHTFAVHNGNKFIPVYVTENMVGHKLGEFSPTRLFRGHAGQKTDAKKSGGKGGK, from the coding sequence ATGTCGAGAAGCATTAAGAAGGGTCCGTTCGTCGCTGAACGCCTGGAGGCGAAGGTGGTCGCGATGAACGCCAAGAGCGAGAAGAAGGTCGTGAAGACCTGGTCGCGCGCTAGCACGATTCTGCCCGAGTTCGTCGGGCACACGTTTGCGGTGCACAACGGGAACAAGTTCATCCCGGTGTACGTGACGGAAAACATGGTTGGCCACAAGCTGGGCGAGTTTTCGCCGACGCGTCTGTTCCGCGGTCACGCGGGACAGAAGACGGACGCGAAGAAGTCTGGCGGCAAGGGAGGCAAGTAA
- the rplV gene encoding 50S ribosomal protein L22 yields MEARAIQRTTRQSPYKMRLVIDQIRGQRVNDALALLKFSKKHAAEQIAKTLNSAVANAEQSARAANTSLDVDMLVITKAIVNEGPKLKRWTPAAMGRATPMLKRTSHVEIVVTEAVR; encoded by the coding sequence ATTGAGGCGCGCGCGATTCAGCGCACCACGCGTCAGTCGCCCTACAAGATGCGGCTGGTCATTGACCAGATCCGCGGCCAGCGTGTCAACGACGCGCTCGCGCTCCTGAAGTTCTCCAAGAAGCACGCGGCCGAGCAGATTGCGAAGACGCTCAACAGTGCCGTGGCGAACGCAGAACAGTCGGCCCGTGCGGCCAACACGTCCCTCGATGTGGACATGCTGGTGATCACGAAGGCCATCGTGAACGAAGGTCCGAAACTCAAGCGTTGGACGCCGGCGGCCATGGGCCGTGCGACGCCGATGCTGAAGCGGACCAGCCATGTCGAGATCGTCGTGACGGAGGCGGTGCGCTAA
- the rpsC gene encoding 30S ribosomal protein S3, which produces MGQKTNPIGFRLGVTKNWRSTWYAKKEMPALLKEDALLRKYLKARLDNAAISDVTIERKPGKVVVTIHTGRPGVVIGKKGAEVDKLRDELTQLTGKEVGINVEEIKRPEVEAQLVADNIAAQLSQRISFRRALKRAVQSAMRMGALGIKVKAGGRLGGAEIARVEGYMEGRVPLHTLRADIDYATSTARTTYGAIGVKVWIFKGEIVEDRRGKTYSTGN; this is translated from the coding sequence ATGGGACAAAAGACCAATCCGATCGGCTTCCGCCTCGGCGTCACGAAGAACTGGCGCTCGACGTGGTATGCCAAGAAGGAGATGCCGGCGCTGTTGAAGGAAGACGCGCTGCTGCGGAAGTACCTGAAGGCGCGTTTGGACAACGCCGCCATTTCCGATGTCACGATTGAGCGGAAGCCGGGGAAGGTCGTGGTGACCATCCACACGGGCCGGCCGGGCGTGGTGATCGGCAAGAAGGGTGCGGAAGTGGACAAGTTGCGTGATGAGCTCACGCAGCTGACCGGCAAGGAAGTCGGCATCAACGTGGAAGAGATCAAGCGCCCGGAAGTGGAGGCGCAGCTCGTGGCCGACAACATTGCGGCGCAGCTCTCGCAGCGTATTTCGTTCCGTCGGGCGCTGAAGCGCGCGGTGCAGAGCGCGATGCGGATGGGAGCGCTGGGCATCAAGGTGAAGGCTGGCGGCCGCCTCGGCGGTGCCGAAATCGCGCGCGTGGAAGGGTACATGGAAGGCCGGGTGCCCCTTCATACGCTGCGCGCCGACATCGATTACGCGACGAGCACGGCGAGGACCACGTACGGCGCCATTGGCGTCAAGGTGTGGATCTTCAAGGGTGAAATCGTGGAAGATCGTCGCGGCAAGACCTACTCGACCGGCAACTGA